The window TGTCTGAAATGCCCttcttcttcatttctacttcctgGCTTTCCCAACTTCTGCCAAAATTCAACTTATATCCTTTTCTACACAAGATCTTCCTCATTCTCCCAAATGCTAGTCTTTCCCCCTGTAAAGTTttcttatatttactttgtatgtacCTTGGATATACTTCTATActatattgttttccccattcaAATATAAGCTTAAGAACAGGGTCCATTTCACTTCTTTTGTATATGTAGCCACATCAGTGTATATAGtagtgtttaatgaatgcttgagTACTGCctatagagcactgaacttggctgcagttctttttttccagttctactCTTATTAATTAAGTGATCTTCAGTCAATTACTTTACCTCTCAAAATTAACCCAACTAAATGAAAGCTATTATTACTGTAATGCCTTAATACCTCAATCAGCCCTCTGCTGTCCTTAAAGTATAAAGGAAATAATCATTATAGTAAATCACATTTATACAACAATTTAAGTTTTTGAAAATCCTTCTCTACTCCTCACCAGTAGTTGTATGGCTggtaatagaaatattattatccttgtcTGACagataaaactcaaaaaaaaagttaagtgaattgaaaattgtcacacaaataataaatattggaactGGGATTCTGAAGTTTGCCTCTTGAGTTCAAGAATGACATCCCTTCCACTTTATCATACAGCCTCTTAAAGACACTTAAGTAGGGATTTTGGATGCATgtatattttttgtgtgtttttacctcaatctgatttttgtcttgtaactaaaatattcatatcctattcattttttaacCCCACAGGAGGCCAAACAATGACCACCACCATTACACCGTGCGGGAGCAGTACTGTGTTGATGAAAATACTGAAAGAAGGAACCATTACCTTGATCTTGCCGGAATTGAGAACTACACTTCAAAGTTTGGGCCAGGTAGACATTCCAGACCAGACACAAGAAACCTTCAAATATAGATTAATCTTCTTTTTAGGGATCCAGAAGCTAAACAGTAGAAGGATTTTAGAGCTCCTGTAAAACAAAAATCTAACTTTATCATAACTCTTCCAATTTCAGGGAAACGCATGCCCTATTTACTTATTGAATGTATGGTTTATAAACTTTTCATGCTAGGTAATTTGAAGAGCTGTGTCTTCCCAGCCTCTCTTTTCTATGATTTTGCTGTTGTTTGGGTTCAGTCATTAATTCTTTGTGACACTGGAATAGGCCAAAAggaattgccatttccttttccattggaTTAAGACAAAgccagtgagtgtctgaggtcagattttactCTATGCACTCAACCTAGTTACGTCCTATTCAAACAGAGGTAAAGTGAGTGACCCAGGCTCACagagatagtaaatatctgagactgggtTTTGACCTGAAATCAGACCTAGCATTAAATCCACTGAATCATCTAGCTGACTCCATATAAGTAACATAAAATTATCTATCTATGATAAAGCATGAATTCACATATCAACAATTCTCAGTAGAGCAGGACACTTCTCCATGGGCTACCCTGTAGGAAATGGTCAATAACATCCTTCCATCTCAGCTTACAAGGCAACCTGTTGTTCTCTgtttcaaataataattttaccAAATAGATAGAGGAAAGATGCCATAGAATTTCTGAATTATCCTAAATTTTTCTTATCAACAAATTATCACAGAAACCCAAAGTCTAAAAGGGATTTCTAATGTATCTGGTACCTTGTACCAGCAGATCTAAAAAACTGTCAATCAGCCATTATAAAGAACATCTACAGCAATGGGTTACTAAGCACCAGCCAAGGTACAACTGATGCAGAGATTATACTGCTTAGTCATTGTTTTAAGGAGAAGTAAAGGATTCTGTTATTTATTTGGGTTCTATGCACATAGAATCCATGCAGCTAGCTGCAGCATGGGCCACTATGGTTGCAGCAGATAGCATGTTAGATTTGGCTTTAGGAAGACCTATGTTTACATTCTGTTcagttcaatttctttcttagaCATTAACTGTGTGTCCCCACTTActctccctcagcctcagttccctcatctgtaaagtaaggataaTAGTTAATGCTCTATAAATTGCtaggtatcattattattatcatcatataatTCAAGTGAACATTTAGGGTaggaaataactaaaataaacaTGTGGATGATCATTTGCTAATCTGACCTTGAGTTCTAAAACATTTTCATCATGACCTGTTTCTTGAACCAATAAGTTCTATTCTGACATGTTGAAAGGAAACCTGTAGCAAAAGACTTCCTGCTATGTTCTTACTGGcctcttttcactcttttctgcTATATTTTGTTAGTCTCTAAAGatctaagaaaagcaaaagggaaaaagcaaaggGAAATTGTTTTACTCTAAATAGCATGGAGTGGAAACACTATTGTAGAAATGTTCTTGAAATATCCTGACCCAGGGGATTAGCAAAACGGTGAGGCATAACATCCAAAAAGATACCTAATGGCTTCTAAATCCAAACTAAACTTggaagtggtttttttttcacCTTCTAGAAGTACCAACAGTTTAACTGATATATCCTGTTTTTCTAACAATGAGTCAGATGAGTGCATTAATTAAAGAGTATTTTCTATTGGATATCTCTTTCGTTAACAGTGGggtgcttgccatctaggggagggagtggagggagagggggggaaaaatcggaacagaagtgggtgcaagagatgttgtaaaaaattatcctggcatgggttctgtcaataaaaagttataataataataataaaaataaaaaacagtggGATTTGTGCGTGGATTGTGGGGAGGACCAAATgaacactttaaaaagaaataataccaaaacattttaaatttctttaatttaagatGTTGGAAGGATATTCAAGAGGAGTATAGGTAGTAAAGGAATGGCCTAAAAGTTAAGAGACCTTAGATTCAAAACCCACTTCTGATATCATTATCTGTGTGATTCAGGgtcaatcacttaaccttttattACTGCCAAGAAAGTTTCTAAGGCTATAAATTACAGAGTAGTTGTTGATCTGCTTTAATGACAGGGAATTCTCCGCTCAGAGTTTTCTATATTGATAAGCTCATAGGTTCAGaccaaaagaacaaaataagaagATTTGAAggtaattctttaaaatgaataaacttAATTTGCCCAATATTGAATTATCTGATAAGATCATTTCCTATATTACTCAAGATAGCATCTATCTTTAAAAACTCTAATGGCAGTCACAGGTGTTCAAAGCCATTTTCAGGCTCATTTCTTGGCATGGCATTTCCATACCTTaaataacctcattgttgaaaagagccacgtccatcagaattgatcatcccataatcttcttgttgccatgtaaaatgttctcttggttctgctcacttcacttattattagttcatataactaataataagtaactttccaggtttttctaaaatcagcctgtttatctcaataaacatttatcaagcaccttctatgtgctaagcactgaccACATGCATTTTCATGCTTCTCTACAGAGGAGGCTTAAGAGAGAGACCTTAACTTTGTCTCCCTTTCTATTTGCAGGTTCCCCTCCAGCACAACCCAAACAAGAACACCATGGCAGACCCTCTCATTCCCAAAACAGGTCCCGTTCCCAGGAGTCCGAGGCCCACATAGTGCATCATCGGAGGTCACAGGTGCTTGCTGATTATTCTGTCCCGGCTGCTGACCCTACCCCGAGGGTCTTGGAGATGCAACAAAGGTTGAAAGGTCAAGAAAAGCAGTTCCTGAAGTCGCCAAAGGGTTCGGGAAAAATGCCAGCCATGGCAGGGGGGAGTGGGAGCGGGAAGCCAGGGAAAGCATTTAACTACTACATGCCCGCCGCACCCTCCCCAGCGGCTCAGGATGTATACCATCTCCAACAGCAGCCACATCCTCACAAGAAGTACCGGCAGAAGGCTAAGGACTCCCACTCCCCCCTGAAAGCCACTCACTCCCAGCCTGCTGTCTTGGAGCATGAGGTGATCAGGGATTTACCCCCTGTCCTAACCAATGAGGGCTACGTCATTCCTGTGATTCAGAGACACGAGCATCATCACCACCACGaacatcaccaccatcaccactatcaCCACTATCATCAGTCCTGAGGCAGGAGCTGAGTTTCACTCAGGAGGCAATCCCAGTGAACTGTGTCTCCAGGAATGGAGTTTGGGactggagaaagagaaggggcaGCAGGGACTGGATCAGAAGGGAAAGGAGTGTATTTATCTGTTTACTAATTATAGCCTTGGGGTCATCTTTCCTTCTGAAATGAAATGTTGGCAAATccatgcaaaaacaaaaacaaaaaatgctggATTTATAATTgctattcacttaaaaaaaaaaaaaaccaccctaCAGATGTgcataaaaaatattcttttcttttctattaaatatttagcTCTAGATCTCAGGTGTGGGTACAGCTATAAAGTTGTACCATGATGCTCTACAGagaggtctttttaaaaaatatactgtaGTCTCATAATGTTTTTAATGAATGCGTTTGAGGCCACTGCCACCTCTCAGTTAGAATGCTGTTTTATGTACTCCATAAAAACcgtatatatatttgtagaaagataaatttatatctGCTTATGTTTATAATTCCAAGATGAGGCCTTCTTTttggtaaataataataataataataataataataataatctctgcTCAGATGATCTTAAGATATTTTCTCACAACTTTGTTGGTTATTTTTATTGGTGCTTCCAACCATTTTCTGGGAAGTTGTCAGATGATTGGTAGCTAACCTGTGAGGTGTGTATGTCCAGAGTGAATGTAATGCATTGTAACCTTTAAAGTAACTTATTCATTATGAGATCATGATGGTAGTTTGACTAACAACAGCTTTTTCATGGTCTGCAAAGTTGTGGGTGGTTCCTTTTGATATGTGGTGTCAAGCACTGAACATAGTGAGGGAAAGGCAGTAAGTAGCATGGTGTTGAGTGTTTGCCATTGGTCTGAGTGTTATTGCTGTTTCTGGGATAGGAAACTTAGGTGGCTTTCTACCTGAGATCCAACTACGTGAGTCATGTGACTAGAGAAACACCAGTAGGACATCAGTTCTAATCCTAGCTCTTGCCCACAAGCTGGGGGTGTTATCACAGACAAATCATGACTCTTCtggacctcggtttcctcatctgtaacaggATATTCTAAGTTACCCTTTAAGTCCCCTCCAGCTTCCTAACTCAGTGACTCAAAGAAATGTTAGATttgagtaaaaaaggaaaaattggagaaaggTAAACATGATTAATGGCTACCATTTTATTATAGCAATGATACTAGTCTGGCAAACTAAGGAAAAGTAGTCCTCTTTATTTGGGGTACAGCCAACAATAAGTAGATTTAATAGATGGAAAGTGGAATTGTAGTAGAGAAATGGGTGGTTTTGGAAATGGAAGGGAGCAGAAGGGGGTAGGATCAGTGGATTGGAGGAAGAAATCTGTTCCTAGTTTTACGATCCTGAACTCTAtttctttatgcctcagtttactGATCTTTAAATAGGCATCTCCCACATTGGAAGGATAGTGTATGGATTTTATTGTGAGTCAGTCACGTGAAGAGTAGAGAATAGCATGATATTAACTGGAAGTATTATTGTAACTATGACACAACTATTTTCTGAGTtgagaaaatgaacatttttaagtCCTATATCCCCGCCAAAGCTACCTTCTTAACAGTTAAGTCacctttttcaattaaaaaaggatgaaaaatttgGGATGCACTATCCAAAAGTTAGGCAGGACCTTGAATAAATTTTAATGTTCTGTAGTGTAAGGTAAGCAGTTGAGACTCATGATTCTGGTGAAGGTGGGGAAGTGTACAGGATACACTAGTGGAAAGGTCAGAGATATGTTGTTTGGGTTTGTTAGGGTTTGTTTTGGGGGATGGGTTACTTGTGAATTTGTATATCTGACAATGTATTTGCTTTCTTAACATTGTATTGGTATAATAATAAGTAacatttcattggattttttcagATGTCATAATAAAGTGTGtgtctttataatattatacACTACTTTAAAAGCAAGCTTTTCCTCATATATACAGTCCATATATATCTATGTCaatgtatgattatagatatatagatatgcacaCAGTATATATGCACTTGCTATATAGAGAGcatatctatctgtatatatacatttatataaaaaagaaaaattaatatatatatatatatacatacacacatgactCCATATTTATGGATAAAGTTATATCTTTTCCATTATGCTGCTctcaaagaaaaactgaattctAAAGTAGATTAATGATAGAGGGAACAAATTCTATACCATTGCCTCAAGTTAGAGAGACCAAGTTGTAAATGAGAATTTTGGATCTTTGTAAATAGAAGTTTGGTTGTTGGAGCAAAGCAAGCCCCTACTTTCTTCTAGGCACTTATTCCTATTGCTCTCccatttaatagatttttataattgtgttcaacATGAAAAGTAATTGGTTTCCCCTTCCACAATCTGAGGCCATAATTGACTCACACAGAAAGGGAAGTGGAGAACTGAGGGAATTATCTGGCTCATTCAATCCCCAAACATCTTTTTTGTCTTAGCTATCTAAATGTGTCAAGGCAAAAAGCCACTAAGCAGGAGGAGGGAGACTACAGGAGCTCAGAGTTGCCCTTTTTCACATTCCATTTGCATGGAATCTCTGTGAATGCGTGTGTGCCACTAAATGTTTTGGACAGTATTCTTCCAATAAAATCTTAGTGTAACAAAGTAGCTCACATCACTGTATGGatatttttttgcaaaaaaaaaaatgctttgtaatagCTGTATTGGATTTCATTTGTACATGGActtaaataaattcattatttatttagttcCAGCAGATTTATTGAGTGTTGTATAAGGGTCTCCAGCATAGTATTACAGTCTTAAGACTGAGCTGTACTGTAATCAACCTGTCAACTCACTGACAAGGAGCGGGGAGTGTGGAGAGGAGATGATGTTTCTCCATGGCCCCTCTGAGTTTGGACtttgaattatttgaattcaaatccttgttTGAAATGGCTTTGAAACACTCCATTCTTcaatgatgaaagaaatgaaataccGTCAGGTCAAAACCAAGAGCTGAGCAAGTACTGCCTTAGTGAAGGAGTCTGGGAAGCCAACAGCCAGATGGATGTCATTCCTgcattcccttcttttctccctccccccactccacTTTCCCTTTGAAAACTGGAAGCTTGGATCAGGCAGCAGGAAGAACATGCTCCTACATAGAGTCTCCAGCAACAGCTTGCCCAGAGCAGGGCCACAGGTCAGCTACAGACCTGTGAACTCCAAGTGGGGATGCTGATGGAGGTATAGTGGATAAGAATGGTTATATTGATTTAAAAGAAACCATCAGAAAAAAGTCTGAGATAAGAGAGCTGGTAGGCAGaaataatacatagaaaaaaacaTTCCAATAATATTATGGAAGATAATTATGCAGAGTCAGGATAAGATACTCACAGCTTCTCTAGATTTCAGCTCATTAAGTACAACATGAAAGCTATGGTAGCTTAGTGAATTGAAGGAAAGCCTGAGTTTTAAGTCCCATTCCtgaattctggacaagtcatataactaCTCGATGCCCTTAATAACTCTTAAAGATTATAATTAGCAGAAGAGTTGACAATCTACATCAGTGAAAGGAGTTTCCTTATCAAGAGTTCCTTggaacaatgaaatcacagatctagtccaAGACTATCTCGTCTTGGTACACCTTGTTCTGTTCAAGTAACTTCATCTTCTTTATGAACCAAAGTCAAATTTTTATGAATGATTtgctaaagcaaaagaaaaccttTTAAAACCAGTAATAGTAACCCCTCATTGAGTTGTTCTGTAAATTGAGGTTTTCATATATTGGGTTCTCTTAGAGGGGAGCCCACCCatattgtattttcttctttgccttcaTGAGCCCACATAGACCTATGCATTTCACCAAAAATATGTTTGGTTTCACAACTTGAGTCCAACAGAACTTTCTTGTTGAAGTCTGCAATGATCTCCTCCGAACAAGATTCAATATTCCAGGATCTGCCCATTGTTTCTGACAAGACTCTCTTCCTTAAAACCCTTTCTAGTCTCAGTAAggaaatcattatcattt of the Sarcophilus harrisii chromosome 1, mSarHar1.11, whole genome shotgun sequence genome contains:
- the NKD2 gene encoding protein naked cuticle homolog 2 isoform X2, which codes for MGKFQSKHACKRRENPEGDSFVVNSYVGNRKGLEEGDRFGVGEHRSRDKQELLNGELKEGHFREDQCPLEVALPPEKIEGCDGYIQPFNLEDGEKVANKDINRGMGKKRLNIDELQCDVSVEDDNRQEWTFTLYDFDNSGKVTKEDMSSLMHTIYEVVDASVNHSSTNSKTLRVKLTVSPEPSSKRKEGHPDREAVRCKTEGEHLEEMRMADKRLSAHVRRPNNDHHHYTVREQYCVDENTERRNHYLDLAGIENYTSKFGPGSPPAQPKQEHHGRPSHSQNRSRSQESEAHIVHHRRSQVLADYSVPAADPTPRVLEMQQRLKGQEKQFLKSPKGSGKMPAMAGGSGSGKPGKAFNYYMPAAPSPAAQDVYHLQQQPHPHKKYRQKAKDSHSPLKATHSQPAVLEHEVIRDLPPVLTNEGYVIPVIQRHEHHHHHEHHHHHHYHHYHQS
- the NKD2 gene encoding protein naked cuticle homolog 2 isoform X1 codes for the protein MGKFQSKHAACKRRENPEGDSFVVNSYVGNRKGLEEGDRFGVGEHRSRDKQELLNGELKEGHFREDQCPLEVALPPEKIEGCDGYIQPFNLEDGEKVANKDINRGMGKKRLNIDELQCDVSVEDDNRQEWTFTLYDFDNSGKVTKEDMSSLMHTIYEVVDASVNHSSTNSKTLRVKLTVSPEPSSKRKEGHPDREAVRCKTEGEHLEEMRMADKRLSAHVRRPNNDHHHYTVREQYCVDENTERRNHYLDLAGIENYTSKFGPGSPPAQPKQEHHGRPSHSQNRSRSQESEAHIVHHRRSQVLADYSVPAADPTPRVLEMQQRLKGQEKQFLKSPKGSGKMPAMAGGSGSGKPGKAFNYYMPAAPSPAAQDVYHLQQQPHPHKKYRQKAKDSHSPLKATHSQPAVLEHEVIRDLPPVLTNEGYVIPVIQRHEHHHHHEHHHHHHYHHYHQS